A stretch of Bradyrhizobium sp. CCBAU 53338 DNA encodes these proteins:
- a CDS encoding MATE family efflux transporter has product MHAPAHPKVGSRQVFAIAGPAMVANLTTPLIGVVSTTAIGRLDDAALLGGVAMASVIFDCLFWLFGFLRMSTLAFTAQALGAGETREETVILVRGFIVAGLIGGALIVLQLPLAGILFDLMGGSAGVTHAAKTYFMIRIWSSPFAFANYVILGWLVGQARANPALALQVAINLINMAATILLVLVYDTGIAGAAIAALLSEGIGFVLGVVVCRRHAHGGFAVPRAILFDRAKLMRLLSVNSDIMIRTAALTTVFLFFTAKGARAGDVTLAANSVLNNFLLVSAFFLDGLANAAQQLCGRTFGARDARGFADSTRLVLLWGLGFALVVAVLFATFGPDIINFMTTSEDVRRAAHEFLPFIVLAPIPGVFAFGFDGIYVGATWAREMRNLMLASLAIFFGIWLALQSLGNAGLWCALLAFYVARGGLQGARYPALYRATFLSSPSPRLRGRDEQSSL; this is encoded by the coding sequence ATGCACGCCCCTGCTCATCCCAAGGTCGGCTCCCGCCAGGTCTTCGCCATCGCGGGCCCCGCGATGGTTGCGAACCTCACCACGCCGCTGATCGGCGTGGTCTCGACCACCGCGATCGGACGGCTCGACGATGCCGCGCTGCTCGGCGGCGTCGCGATGGCCTCCGTCATCTTCGACTGCCTGTTCTGGCTGTTCGGCTTCCTGCGCATGAGCACGCTCGCCTTCACCGCGCAGGCGCTCGGCGCCGGCGAGACGCGCGAAGAGACCGTGATCCTGGTGCGCGGATTCATCGTCGCAGGCCTGATCGGCGGCGCGCTGATCGTGCTGCAGTTGCCGCTGGCCGGCATCCTGTTCGACCTGATGGGCGGCAGCGCGGGCGTGACGCACGCCGCCAAAACCTATTTCATGATCCGGATCTGGTCGTCGCCCTTCGCGTTCGCCAACTACGTCATCCTCGGCTGGCTGGTCGGGCAGGCCCGCGCCAATCCGGCGCTCGCGCTCCAGGTCGCCATCAACCTCATCAACATGGCGGCGACGATCTTGCTGGTGCTGGTCTACGACACCGGCATCGCGGGCGCCGCCATCGCCGCGCTGTTGTCCGAGGGCATCGGCTTCGTGCTCGGCGTCGTCGTCTGCCGGCGCCATGCGCATGGCGGCTTTGCCGTTCCCCGCGCAATTCTGTTCGACCGCGCCAAGCTGATGCGGCTGCTGTCGGTGAATTCCGACATCATGATTCGCACCGCGGCGCTGACCACCGTATTTCTGTTCTTCACCGCCAAGGGCGCGCGCGCCGGCGACGTGACGCTGGCCGCAAATTCCGTGCTCAACAATTTCCTGCTGGTCAGCGCCTTCTTCCTCGACGGCCTCGCCAACGCCGCCCAGCAGCTCTGCGGCCGCACCTTTGGCGCGCGCGATGCCAGGGGATTTGCGGATTCGACAAGGCTGGTGCTGCTGTGGGGCCTCGGCTTCGCGCTGGTCGTCGCGGTGCTGTTTGCGACGTTCGGGCCCGATATCATCAATTTCATGACCACAAGCGAGGACGTTCGTCGCGCCGCGCACGAGTTCCTGCCGTTCATCGTGCTGGCGCCGATCCCCGGCGTGTTCGCGTTCGGCTTCGACGGCATCTATGTCGGCGCCACCTGGGCGCGCGAGATGCGCAACCTGATGCTGGCCTCGCTCGCGATCTTCTTCGGCATCTGGCTGGCGCTGCAATCGCTGGGCAATGCCGGACTGTGGTGCGCGCTGCTCGCGTTCTATGTCGCACGCGGGGGATTGCAGGGCGCGAGGTATCCAGCGCTGTACCGGGCGACGTTTCTTTCTTCTCCTTCTCCCCGCTTGCGGGGGCGCGACGAGCAAAGCTCGCTCTGA
- a CDS encoding helix-turn-helix transcriptional regulator has product MVKQAKAQRMLTHDQIWAALDRLAARAGLSPSGLAKRAGLDPTTFNKSKRVTTDGRERWPSTESIAKALAAAESSIEFFARLIDDDAGDGHTVPLLGFAQAGLGSAFDEKGFPSGKGWSEIALPNAEDSRAFALGISGNTLMPAYRDGDVILVSPGTPVRKGNRVVVKTKTGEAMVATLKRRTAKALELQSLDATQAERTLAAGDVAWVARIVWASQ; this is encoded by the coding sequence ATGGTCAAACAGGCCAAAGCGCAGAGGATGCTGACCCACGACCAGATCTGGGCCGCGCTGGACCGGCTGGCCGCGCGCGCCGGACTGTCGCCATCGGGCCTTGCCAAGCGGGCCGGGCTCGATCCCACCACCTTCAACAAGTCCAAGCGCGTCACCACCGATGGCCGCGAGCGCTGGCCTTCCACCGAATCGATCGCGAAGGCGCTGGCGGCGGCAGAATCGTCGATCGAATTCTTTGCCAGGCTGATCGACGATGATGCCGGCGATGGCCACACTGTACCGCTGCTCGGCTTCGCGCAGGCAGGCCTCGGCAGCGCTTTCGACGAGAAAGGCTTCCCGTCAGGCAAAGGCTGGAGCGAAATCGCGCTGCCGAACGCCGAGGACAGCCGTGCCTTCGCGCTGGGGATTTCCGGCAACACGTTGATGCCTGCCTATCGCGACGGCGATGTCATCCTGGTTTCACCGGGCACGCCGGTCCGCAAAGGCAATCGCGTGGTGGTGAAGACGAAGACGGGCGAGGCGATGGTCGCGACGCTAAAGCGCCGCACGGCGAAGGCGCTGGAGTTGCAGTCGCTCGATGCGACGCAGGCGGAGCGGACCTTGGCGGCAGGTGATGTCGCGTGGGTCGCAAGGATCGTGTGGGCGAGCCAGTGA
- a CDS encoding transporter substrate-binding domain-containing protein, with protein sequence MAPSQQAKSSKSARGLLTGLAVTACLLAGLSGARAQAPAKPPPAAPQATTPTAPQAAPQAVPGFWDPRRRPERPDLSRLTVIRFLTETDYPPFNFTGADGNPAGFNVDLARSLCEEIKVSCTVQMRRFETLVDALTSNRGDAIIASMAVSPQLRARVDFTDPYYRVPARFASRKDAVMPEIRPEYLEGKKVGVIAGSAHEAYLKAMFTDAELHPYPNDDALRAALRKGEVDFIFGDAISLAFWINGTDSGDCCAFSGGPFVESRFFGEGIGIAVRKGNDVLRQALNWALFRVWEKGRYTDLWLKYFSVSPF encoded by the coding sequence ATGGCTCCATCGCAACAGGCGAAATCGTCCAAATCTGCCCGTGGCTTGCTGACAGGGCTCGCCGTCACCGCGTGCTTGCTCGCAGGCCTGTCCGGCGCCCGCGCCCAGGCTCCGGCCAAGCCGCCCCCGGCGGCCCCTCAAGCGACGACGCCAACCGCGCCTCAAGCCGCCCCCCAGGCGGTACCCGGCTTCTGGGACCCGCGGCGGCGCCCGGAGCGGCCGGACCTGTCGCGCCTGACCGTGATCCGCTTCCTGACCGAGACCGATTACCCGCCGTTCAACTTCACCGGCGCCGACGGCAATCCGGCCGGCTTCAACGTCGATCTCGCACGCAGCCTGTGCGAGGAGATCAAGGTCTCCTGCACGGTGCAGATGCGCCGCTTCGAGACGCTGGTCGATGCGCTCACCTCCAACCGGGGCGATGCGATCATTGCCTCCATGGCGGTGAGCCCGCAGCTTCGCGCCCGCGTCGACTTCACCGATCCCTATTATCGCGTGCCCGCGCGCTTCGCCTCGCGCAAGGATGCGGTGATGCCGGAGATTCGGCCCGAATATCTCGAAGGCAAGAAGGTGGGCGTCATCGCGGGCTCCGCGCATGAGGCTTACCTGAAGGCGATGTTCACCGACGCCGAGCTGCACCCCTACCCGAACGACGATGCGCTTCGCGCCGCGCTCCGCAAGGGCGAGGTCGATTTCATCTTCGGCGATGCCATCTCGCTGGCGTTCTGGATCAACGGCACGGACTCCGGCGATTGCTGCGCCTTCTCCGGCGGCCCGTTCGTCGAGAGCCGCTTCTTCGGCGAAGGCATCGGGATCGCCGTGCGCAAGGGCAACGACGTGCTGCGTCAGGCCCTGAACTGGGCCCTGTTCCGCGTCTGGGAAAAAGGTCGCTACACCGATCTGTGGCTCAAGTATTTTTCGGTGAGCCCGTTCTAG
- a CDS encoding FAD-binding dehydrogenase, producing the protein MAGDSTEQADVIVVGGGLSGLVAATEIADAGKRVIVVDQEGEQSLGGQAFWSFGGLFLVDSPEQRRLGIKDSFDLAMQDWLGTAGFDRDEDFWPRKWAEAYVAFAAGEKRDWLRAMGHRIFPVVGWAERGGYDAMGHGNSVPRFHVTWGTGPGIVEPFERRAREAASSGRLTFKFRHRVDALSITNGTVDGVSGAILAPDNVERGKSSSRNVVGEFTLKAQAVIVASGGIGGNHDLVRANWPKRLGEPPKFMISGVPEHVDGRMIGITEKSGARLINRDRMWHYVEGIQNWSPIWPRHGIRILPGPSSMWFDATGTRLPAPLFPGSDTLGQLKYIMSTGYDYSWFILTQAIIKKEFALSGSEQNPDLTGKSWRMTLRRATNKGAPAPVEAFKSHGVDFIVRDKIEDLVTAMNKLAGNDLLKLDEIKMQIEARDREIANPYVKDAQVMNIHNARRYIGDKLIRTASPHRILDPEKGPLIAVKLNILTRKTLGGFETDLDSRVFGAEGRIIPGLYAVGEAAGFGGGGVHGYRSLEGTFLGGCLFSGRNAGRATAKAVG; encoded by the coding sequence ATGGCCGGGGATTCGACTGAGCAGGCGGACGTCATCGTCGTCGGCGGAGGACTATCGGGACTGGTGGCGGCGACCGAGATTGCCGACGCCGGCAAGCGCGTGATCGTGGTCGACCAGGAAGGCGAGCAGTCGCTCGGCGGCCAGGCCTTCTGGTCGTTCGGCGGACTGTTCCTGGTTGATTCGCCGGAGCAGCGCCGGCTCGGCATCAAGGACTCGTTCGACCTCGCCATGCAGGACTGGCTCGGCACCGCCGGGTTCGACCGCGACGAGGATTTCTGGCCGCGCAAATGGGCCGAGGCCTACGTGGCCTTCGCGGCCGGCGAAAAACGCGACTGGCTGCGCGCGATGGGGCATCGCATCTTCCCCGTGGTCGGCTGGGCCGAGCGGGGCGGCTATGACGCCATGGGCCACGGCAATTCGGTGCCGCGCTTTCATGTCACCTGGGGCACCGGCCCCGGCATCGTCGAGCCGTTCGAGCGCCGCGCGCGCGAAGCCGCAAGCAGCGGCCGGCTGACCTTCAAGTTCCGCCATCGGGTGGATGCGCTCTCCATCACCAATGGCACGGTCGACGGCGTCAGCGGCGCGATCCTCGCCCCTGACAATGTCGAGCGCGGCAAGAGCTCGTCGCGCAATGTAGTCGGCGAGTTTACCCTGAAGGCGCAGGCCGTGATCGTGGCGTCCGGCGGCATCGGCGGCAACCACGACCTGGTGCGGGCAAACTGGCCGAAGCGGCTCGGCGAGCCGCCGAAGTTCATGATTTCAGGCGTGCCCGAGCATGTCGACGGCCGCATGATCGGCATCACCGAGAAATCCGGCGCGCGGCTGATCAACCGCGACCGCATGTGGCATTACGTCGAAGGCATCCAGAACTGGTCACCGATCTGGCCGCGCCACGGCATCCGCATCCTGCCCGGCCCGTCCTCGATGTGGTTCGATGCGACGGGCACGCGGCTGCCGGCGCCGCTGTTCCCCGGCTCGGACACGCTCGGCCAGCTCAAATACATCATGTCGACAGGATACGATTATTCCTGGTTCATCCTGACGCAGGCCATCATCAAGAAGGAGTTTGCACTGTCGGGCTCGGAGCAGAATCCCGACCTCACCGGCAAAAGCTGGCGCATGACCTTGCGCCGCGCCACCAACAAGGGCGCGCCGGCGCCGGTCGAGGCGTTCAAGAGCCATGGCGTCGACTTCATCGTGCGCGACAAGATCGAGGATCTCGTCACCGCCATGAACAAGCTCGCCGGCAACGATCTGCTCAAGCTCGACGAGATCAAGATGCAGATCGAGGCGCGCGACCGCGAGATCGCCAATCCTTACGTCAAGGATGCGCAGGTGATGAACATCCACAATGCGCGGCGCTACATCGGCGACAAGCTGATCCGCACCGCGTCCCCACATCGGATTCTCGATCCGGAGAAGGGCCCGCTGATCGCGGTCAAGCTCAACATCCTCACCCGCAAGACGCTGGGCGGCTTCGAGACCGATCTCGACTCGCGCGTGTTCGGCGCAGAGGGGCGGATCATTCCCGGCCTCTATGCGGTCGGCGAAGCCGCGGGCTTCGGCGGCGGCGGCGTGCACGGCTATCGCTCGCTGGAGGGCACGTTCCTCGGCGGCTGCCTGTTCTCGGGCCGCAATGCCGGCCGCGCTACGGCCAAGGCGGTGGGCTGA
- a CDS encoding DUF952 domain-containing protein → MVKIYKICPASAWREAERQGVYRGSADDARDGFIHFSTATQVPETLRKHYSGQRALFLVEVDGDACGAELRWERSRNDELFPHLYGELDLGAVLSVMNLNMRSDGGHDTPELAP, encoded by the coding sequence GTGGTCAAGATCTACAAAATCTGTCCGGCCTCGGCCTGGCGCGAGGCGGAACGGCAGGGCGTGTACCGGGGCAGCGCGGACGACGCGCGCGACGGATTCATCCATTTTTCGACCGCCACCCAGGTTCCTGAGACGCTGCGCAAGCATTATTCCGGCCAGCGCGCGCTGTTCCTGGTCGAGGTTGACGGCGATGCGTGTGGCGCCGAACTGCGCTGGGAGCGCTCGCGCAATGACGAACTGTTTCCGCATCTCTATGGCGAGCTCGATCTCGGCGCCGTGCTCTCGGTGATGAACCTGAACATGCGCTCCGATGGCGGCCACGATACCCCGGAGCTTGCCCCGTGA
- a CDS encoding quinone-dependent dihydroorotate dehydrogenase, protein MIRAFDAFSLPVLRWLDPEDAHRLAIQGLRFLPPVKPRTDDPKLAVRAFGLNFPNPIGMAAGFDKSAEVPDALLRLGFGFVEIGSVTPKPQGGNPRPRLFRLERDEAVINRMGFNNDGAEAVLRRLAARAANGGIVGVNVGANKDSPDRVADYVKLIETFAPVASYFTVNVSSPNTPGLRNLQEGALLDDLLGRVIDARERVRQKAGDTPVLLKIAPDLSLAQLDDVVQVARSRRVDGMIVSNTTIARPSTLREEMRAKEQGGLSGRPLFRLSTRMVAETYVRVEGAFPLIGVGGVDSGGAALTKIRAGASLIQLYSSLVYKGLGLVDEIKRDLTSTLLRTGRDSLSEIVGADAATLTAEDWPGM, encoded by the coding sequence GTGATCCGCGCTTTCGATGCTTTCTCGCTGCCGGTGCTGCGCTGGCTCGATCCGGAAGACGCACACCGGCTCGCGATCCAGGGCCTGCGCTTCCTGCCGCCGGTGAAGCCGCGCACCGATGATCCCAAGCTCGCCGTGCGCGCCTTCGGGCTCAACTTTCCCAACCCGATCGGCATGGCTGCGGGCTTCGACAAGAGCGCTGAGGTGCCCGATGCGCTGCTGCGGCTCGGCTTCGGCTTCGTCGAGATCGGCTCGGTGACGCCGAAGCCGCAAGGAGGCAATCCGAGGCCGCGGCTGTTTCGCCTCGAGCGGGATGAGGCCGTCATCAACCGCATGGGCTTCAACAACGACGGCGCTGAAGCGGTGCTGCGCCGGCTTGCCGCGCGCGCGGCGAACGGCGGCATCGTCGGCGTCAATGTCGGCGCCAACAAGGATTCGCCCGATCGCGTCGCCGATTACGTCAAGCTGATCGAGACCTTCGCGCCGGTCGCGAGCTATTTCACCGTCAACGTCTCCTCGCCCAACACGCCCGGTCTGCGCAATCTGCAGGAAGGCGCGCTGCTCGACGATTTGCTCGGACGGGTGATCGATGCGCGCGAGCGTGTCAGGCAGAAGGCCGGTGACACGCCGGTGCTGCTCAAGATCGCGCCCGATCTCAGCCTTGCCCAGCTCGACGACGTCGTGCAGGTCGCGCGCTCGCGCCGGGTCGACGGCATGATCGTGTCGAACACGACGATCGCACGGCCGAGCACGCTGCGCGAGGAGATGCGCGCGAAGGAGCAGGGCGGCCTGTCCGGCCGGCCACTGTTCCGCCTGTCGACGCGCATGGTCGCGGAGACCTATGTGCGCGTCGAAGGCGCATTCCCGCTGATCGGCGTCGGTGGCGTGGACTCCGGCGGCGCCGCGCTGACGAAAATCCGCGCCGGTGCCAGCCTGATCCAGCTCTATTCGTCGCTGGTCTACAAGGGCCTCGGCCTCGTCGACGAGATCAAGCGCGACCTCACCTCGACACTGCTGCGCACGGGACGGGATTCGCTGTCGGAGATTGTCGGCGCCGATGCTGCGACGCTGACGGCGGAAGACTGGCCGGGGATGTAG
- a CDS encoding lysine--tRNA ligase — MSVIDPSMSPSDLRALAEQSNAWPFEQAKAIVARLKKSPKDEVLFETGYGPSGLPHIGTFGEVARTSMVRHAFRVLTEDKIKTRLLAFSDDMDGFRKVPDNVPNKDLLAQYLGRPLTAVPDPFSNEHPSFGDANNARLRAFLDHFGFDYEFASSTVYYKSGRFDATLLKMLAAYDKVMDIILPTLGPDRRATYSPFLPISKTSGVVLQVPMIRRDVAAGTVTYVDPDTNEEVETSVTGGNVKCQWKADWAMRWVALGVDYEMAGKDLIDSVKLSGAIARALGGTPPEGFNYELFLDEKGQKISKSKGNGLTIDEWLRYASPESLSLFMYREPKAAKRLFFDVIPRQVDDYQQFVDGFARQDDKQQLGNPVWHIHNGKPPQGDMPVTFQLLLTLVSSSNAENAETLWGFIGRYRPGVSPQTHPKLDAMVGYAINYYRDFVAPTKQFRVPTDTERAALQDLRDALSQLPAEASAEEIQNVVYEIGRREPFLDQVKKGKDGRPGVTLDWFNMLYQVLLGQEKGPRFGSFVAVYGVQNAVNMIDGALARSA; from the coding sequence ATGTCCGTAATTGATCCCAGCATGAGCCCGAGCGATCTTCGTGCGCTCGCCGAACAATCCAACGCCTGGCCGTTCGAGCAGGCGAAGGCCATTGTCGCGCGGCTGAAGAAAAGCCCGAAGGACGAGGTGCTGTTCGAGACCGGCTACGGACCCTCAGGCCTGCCGCATATCGGCACGTTCGGCGAGGTCGCGCGCACCTCGATGGTGCGCCACGCCTTCCGCGTGCTGACCGAGGACAAGATCAAGACGCGCTTGCTCGCCTTCTCCGACGACATGGACGGCTTCCGCAAGGTGCCTGACAACGTGCCGAACAAGGATCTCCTGGCGCAATATCTGGGACGTCCGCTCACCGCGGTGCCCGACCCGTTCTCGAACGAGCATCCGTCGTTCGGTGATGCCAACAATGCGCGCCTGCGCGCGTTCCTGGATCATTTCGGCTTCGACTACGAGTTCGCGAGCTCGACCGTCTATTACAAGTCCGGCCGTTTCGACGCGACGCTGCTCAAGATGCTCGCCGCTTATGACAAGGTGATGGACATCATCCTGCCGACGCTCGGCCCCGATCGCCGCGCGACCTATTCGCCGTTCCTGCCCATCAGCAAGACCTCAGGCGTCGTGCTGCAAGTGCCGATGATCCGCCGCGACGTTGCCGCGGGCACCGTGACCTATGTCGACCCCGACACCAACGAGGAAGTCGAAACATCAGTCACCGGCGGCAACGTCAAGTGTCAGTGGAAGGCCGATTGGGCGATGCGCTGGGTCGCGCTCGGCGTCGACTACGAGATGGCCGGCAAGGACCTGATCGATTCCGTGAAGCTGTCCGGCGCCATCGCCAGGGCGCTCGGCGGCACGCCGCCGGAAGGCTTCAACTACGAACTCTTCCTCGACGAGAAGGGCCAGAAGATATCGAAGTCGAAGGGCAACGGTCTCACCATCGACGAATGGCTACGTTACGCCTCGCCGGAATCGCTGTCGCTGTTCATGTATCGCGAGCCGAAGGCGGCGAAGCGGTTGTTTTTCGACGTCATCCCGCGCCAGGTCGACGACTATCAGCAGTTCGTCGATGGCTTTGCCAGGCAGGATGACAAGCAGCAGCTCGGCAATCCGGTCTGGCACATCCACAACGGCAAGCCGCCGCAGGGCGACATGCCCGTGACGTTCCAGCTTCTCTTGACGCTGGTGTCGTCGTCGAACGCGGAGAACGCCGAGACGCTGTGGGGGTTCATCGGCCGCTACCGTCCGGGCGTGAGCCCGCAGACGCATCCGAAGCTGGATGCGATGGTCGGCTACGCCATCAACTATTATCGCGATTTCGTCGCGCCGACGAAGCAGTTCCGCGTGCCCACCGACACCGAGCGCGCCGCGTTGCAGGACCTGCGCGATGCGCTGTCGCAACTTCCGGCCGAGGCGTCAGCCGAAGAGATCCAGAACGTCGTTTACGAGATCGGCCGCCGCGAGCCGTTCCTCGACCAGGTCAAGAAGGGCAAGGACGGCCGCCCCGGCGTCACGCTCGACTGGTTCAACATGCTGTACCAGGTGCTGCTCGGCCAGGAAAAGGGCCCGCGCTTCGGCTCGTTCGTCGCGGTGTACGGCGTGCAGAACGCGGTCAACATGATCGACGGTGCGCTGGCAAGGAGTGCGTGA
- a CDS encoding methyl-accepting chemotaxis protein, producing MPFHFGFRIGGRLIAGFAAVCAIIALSVGYTVFAVGRISTTVDRMTNLRTPVALASTELVGNLYSTLATLRGYLLSGNPQGKLDRTAMWKEMDKAAAAFDEQAAQFTNPENRQKWQDAKALLAEFRAAQDKAEAIAFTPDAYPATKLMVGEASPRADMIFSEITRMIDQEEAQEATPERKKLLKAMADTRGNFAAATALLRMYLLSGEKADKERFAKPWAAFEKGYAGVNARKDLLTSPQQASFDKISKARDELAPLYEKIFALRESQDWNAPVYLLMTEAAPRAARILDLLDGPKGADGARSGGIKSNQKKMLAEESRDVQESISLLKLVLWVLLAAGVGFGGTIALFTSRSIAVPIRGMTSAMGKLAGGDTSTAIPCVGRTDEVGEMADAVQVFKENMIEAERLRAEQAQAEARAAAQRKADMHKLAGQFQEAVGEIVKTLSSSSTELEAAARTLSKTAENTQELSSVVSAASEEASTNVQSVASATEEMSSSVSEISRQVQDAARIAGAAVEQAQRTNDRVHKLSQAATRIGDVIELINTIAGQTNLLALNATIEAARAGEAGRGFAVVASEVKALAEQTAKATGEIGHQISDIQAATHDSVLAIKEISGTIGRISEISSAIASAVEEQGAATQEIARNIQQAAQGTDEVAANISEVKHGAAETGSASTQVLASAQMLSKDSSRLHAEVEQFLTTVRAA from the coding sequence ATGCCTTTTCATTTCGGATTTCGCATCGGCGGCCGGTTGATCGCCGGATTTGCCGCAGTCTGCGCCATCATCGCGCTGTCCGTCGGTTATACCGTGTTCGCGGTCGGACGCATCTCGACGACCGTCGATCGCATGACCAATCTGCGCACGCCGGTGGCGCTGGCGAGCACCGAACTGGTCGGCAACCTCTATTCCACGCTCGCGACCTTGCGCGGCTATCTGCTGAGCGGAAATCCGCAAGGCAAGCTCGACCGCACGGCGATGTGGAAGGAGATGGACAAGGCAGCCGCTGCATTCGACGAGCAGGCGGCGCAATTCACCAACCCCGAGAACAGGCAGAAATGGCAAGACGCCAAGGCGCTGCTGGCCGAGTTTCGCGCGGCGCAGGACAAGGCAGAAGCGATCGCCTTCACCCCTGATGCGTATCCTGCGACCAAGCTGATGGTCGGCGAGGCCAGCCCGCGCGCGGACATGATCTTCTCCGAGATCACGAGGATGATCGATCAGGAGGAGGCGCAGGAAGCGACACCGGAGCGGAAGAAATTGCTCAAGGCCATGGCCGATACGCGCGGCAATTTTGCCGCCGCCACGGCCCTGCTTCGGATGTATCTGCTCTCGGGCGAAAAGGCCGACAAGGAAAGGTTCGCCAAGCCCTGGGCGGCGTTCGAGAAAGGCTATGCCGGGGTCAATGCGCGAAAGGACCTGCTCACGTCTCCGCAACAGGCTTCCTTCGACAAGATCTCGAAAGCGCGAGACGAGCTTGCGCCGCTCTACGAAAAGATCTTCGCGCTTCGCGAGTCGCAAGACTGGAATGCGCCGGTTTACCTGCTGATGACCGAAGCTGCACCGCGCGCGGCAAGGATTCTCGATCTGCTCGACGGGCCCAAGGGGGCCGACGGCGCACGTTCGGGAGGCATCAAGTCCAATCAGAAAAAGATGCTCGCCGAGGAGAGCCGGGACGTGCAGGAGAGCATCTCGCTGCTCAAGCTGGTGCTGTGGGTCCTGTTGGCCGCGGGAGTCGGCTTCGGCGGGACAATCGCGTTGTTCACGTCCCGCTCGATCGCCGTCCCGATCCGGGGAATGACCTCCGCCATGGGCAAGCTCGCCGGCGGCGACACCTCCACGGCGATCCCCTGCGTGGGCCGCACCGACGAGGTCGGCGAGATGGCCGATGCCGTCCAGGTGTTCAAGGAGAACATGATCGAGGCCGAGCGCCTGCGCGCCGAGCAGGCGCAGGCCGAGGCTCGCGCGGCCGCCCAGCGCAAGGCGGACATGCACAAGCTCGCCGGCCAGTTCCAGGAAGCAGTCGGAGAGATCGTGAAGACGCTGTCGTCCTCCTCGACCGAGCTTGAAGCCGCGGCGCGGACCCTGAGCAAGACCGCCGAGAACACCCAGGAACTATCGAGCGTGGTCTCTGCCGCATCCGAGGAAGCGTCGACCAACGTTCAATCGGTGGCCTCCGCCACCGAGGAAATGAGTTCCTCGGTCTCGGAAATCAGCCGCCAGGTGCAGGACGCGGCCAGGATCGCCGGTGCGGCGGTGGAGCAGGCGCAGCGGACCAATGATCGGGTCCATAAGCTGTCGCAGGCCGCAACCCGCATAGGCGACGTGATCGAGCTGATCAACACGATCGCGGGGCAGACCAACCTGCTCGCGCTGAACGCCACGATCGAAGCGGCGCGGGCCGGTGAAGCGGGGCGCGGCTTTGCCGTGGTTGCGTCCGAGGTCAAGGCGCTCGCCGAGCAAACCGCGAAGGCGACCGGAGAAATCGGTCACCAGATTTCCGACATTCAGGCGGCCACCCACGACTCGGTGCTCGCGATCAAGGAGATCAGCGGAACGATCGGCAGGATCTCGGAAATATCCTCGGCGATCGCTTCGGCCGTCGAAGAGCAGGGAGCGGCCACGCAGGAGATTGCCCGCAACATCCAGCAGGCGGCGCAAGGCACCGACGAGGTCGCCGCCAACATCAGCGAGGTGAAGCACGGCGCGGCGGAGACCGGCTCCGCTTCGACCCAGGTGCTTGCCTCGGCTCAGATGCTGTCGAAGGACAGCTCGCGATTGCATGCCGAGGTCGAGCAGTTCCTGACCACGGTGCGCGCAGCCTGA
- a CDS encoding SCO family protein, which produces MSSAARPLVIATAFASSLVVGLLVLFWAMGGVSKVAQPAAIGGPFQLTDQNGKAVTDKSLKGKPTLIFFGYTHCPDVCPTSLFEMSEVLRAMGKDADKVNAVFISVDPERDTPATMKDYLSSFDPHLEGLSGDPAETAKVITSYRVYAKKVPTKDGDYTMDHTALIYLMDRDGRFVSPFNLKRSPEEAATELKRYL; this is translated from the coding sequence ATGAGTTCAGCCGCCCGTCCGCTGGTGATCGCGACCGCCTTCGCCTCGAGCCTCGTCGTCGGCCTGCTGGTGCTGTTCTGGGCCATGGGCGGGGTCAGCAAGGTGGCGCAGCCGGCCGCGATCGGCGGCCCGTTCCAGCTCACCGACCAGAACGGCAAGGCCGTCACCGACAAGAGTCTCAAGGGCAAGCCGACCCTGATCTTCTTCGGCTACACCCATTGTCCCGACGTCTGCCCGACCTCGTTGTTCGAGATGTCGGAAGTGCTGCGCGCGATGGGCAAGGACGCCGACAAGGTCAACGCCGTCTTCATCTCGGTCGATCCCGAGCGCGACACGCCCGCGACGATGAAGGACTATCTCTCGAGCTTCGATCCGCATCTCGAGGGCCTGTCCGGCGATCCCGCCGAGACCGCCAAGGTGATCACCTCCTACCGGGTCTACGCCAAGAAGGTCCCGACCAAGGACGGCGACTACACCATGGACCATACCGCGCTGATCTACCTGATGGACCGCGACGGCCGCTTCGTCTCGCCGTTCAACCTGAAACGGTCGCCGGAAGAGGCTGCGACCGAGCTGAAGCGGTATCTCTAA